A window of Mucilaginibacter paludis DSM 18603 contains these coding sequences:
- a CDS encoding AMP-dependent synthetase/ligase, producing MAITRVFDLLPYNLDKFPMADMLAFKENGTWAKYATQNVTDTVNLVSYGLLALGVIKEDKVAIMSPNRPEWNFCDFGIMQIGATQVPMYPTLSDADIEFILKDAGVKVIFVADKEIYSKINSIKDKVSPDLVIYTYEKVPGAKHWSEVLELGKANTQLDLQQYRDNIQPDDLLTLIYTSGTTGTPKGVMLTHGNLVSNVLESSKLYPAEIKRALSFLPMSHIFERMVIYMYVYLGISIYYAQSMDTIVADMQEVKPHCFTTVPRLLEKVYDRIVAKGAELTGVKKTIFNWSLQLGLKYELDEKNGWLYELKLKIARKLVFSKWKEALGGDIIAIVSGGAALQPRLARVFWAAGILVLEGYGLTETSPVMAVNFPASGGTKFGTVGPVLEGVSVKIAEDGEILVKGPNVMKGYYKREDATKEAIDVDGYFHTGDIGEFVDNRYLRITDRKKEIFKTAGGKYIAPQTLENKFKESPLIEQIIVIGENERFPAALILPAFDALKDWCAKKGIPYTTREEVITNQQVIDKFKREIDRYNAGFGHWEQVKKFELIADEWSINTGEMTPKLSLKRKVILKKYDKLVQKIYQSA from the coding sequence ATGGCCATTACACGGGTTTTTGATTTATTGCCGTATAATTTAGATAAGTTTCCGATGGCCGATATGCTGGCTTTTAAAGAGAACGGCACCTGGGCTAAATATGCTACTCAAAATGTCACCGATACGGTTAACCTGGTGAGTTATGGTTTGCTTGCATTGGGAGTAATTAAGGAGGATAAGGTGGCTATCATGTCGCCAAACCGGCCTGAATGGAATTTTTGCGATTTTGGCATTATGCAGATCGGGGCTACGCAGGTGCCTATGTATCCAACCTTGAGCGATGCCGACATTGAGTTTATTTTAAAGGATGCCGGGGTAAAGGTGATCTTTGTTGCCGATAAAGAGATCTACTCCAAAATAAATAGCATTAAAGATAAGGTATCGCCCGACCTGGTTATCTACACTTACGAAAAGGTACCTGGCGCTAAGCATTGGAGCGAAGTATTGGAATTAGGTAAAGCCAATACCCAGCTGGATTTACAGCAATACCGGGACAATATTCAACCCGATGACCTGCTGACATTGATTTACACATCAGGCACCACCGGAACTCCGAAGGGTGTAATGCTGACGCATGGCAACCTGGTAAGTAACGTACTGGAATCATCCAAGCTCTATCCTGCGGAAATAAAACGGGCATTAAGCTTTTTGCCGATGTCGCATATATTTGAGCGGATGGTAATCTATATGTATGTGTACCTGGGTATTTCCATCTACTACGCCCAAAGTATGGACACCATTGTTGCCGATATGCAGGAAGTGAAACCGCACTGCTTTACCACTGTACCACGCTTACTAGAGAAGGTTTACGATAGGATAGTAGCAAAAGGTGCTGAACTTACCGGCGTTAAGAAAACGATTTTTAACTGGTCGCTTCAACTGGGCCTGAAATATGAACTGGATGAAAAAAATGGCTGGTTGTATGAGCTTAAGCTTAAAATTGCCCGCAAGCTGGTATTCAGCAAATGGAAGGAAGCTTTAGGTGGCGACATTATAGCCATTGTATCGGGAGGCGCGGCATTGCAGCCCCGGTTGGCCAGGGTATTTTGGGCGGCTGGAATTTTGGTGCTGGAAGGTTATGGCTTAACCGAAACTTCGCCGGTGATGGCGGTAAACTTCCCGGCTTCGGGTGGTACTAAATTTGGAACCGTAGGGCCTGTTTTGGAGGGTGTAAGCGTAAAGATTGCCGAAGATGGGGAGATTTTGGTAAAAGGGCCAAACGTGATGAAGGGTTATTACAAGCGCGAGGATGCTACTAAAGAAGCCATTGACGTTGATGGTTATTTCCATACGGGTGATATTGGCGAGTTTGTGGATAACAGATACCTGCGCATAACAGATCGTAAAAAAGAGATATTTAAAACAGCTGGGGGTAAATACATTGCACCGCAAACGCTTGAGAATAAGTTTAAAGAATCGCCTTTAATAGAGCAGATTATTGTTATTGGCGAGAACGAACGGTTCCCTGCCGCATTGATATTGCCTGCTTTTGACGCGCTGAAGGATTGGTGTGCTAAAAAAGGCATCCCTTATACCACAAGGGAAGAGGTGATAACCAACCAGCAGGTAATTGATAAATTTAAGCGTGAGATCGACCGCTATAACGCCGGCTTCGGGCATTGGGAACAAGTGAAAAAGTTTGAACTGATAGCCGACGAATGGTCGATCAATACCGGTGAAATGACGCCCAAGTTGAGTTTAAAACGTAAGGTGATTTTAAAGAAATATGATAAATTAGTGCAGAAAATTTACCAAAGCGCGTAG
- the ggt gene encoding gamma-glutamyltransferase codes for MFNIPYSNYKYGFILLLIAGFFLPAGCVQGRLSKNNSEQYHNGMVVCAYPDAALVGLNILKKGGNAVDAAVAVQFALAVTYPEAGNIGGGGFMVYRSAKGETNTLDFREKAPQAASTNMYLDSAGNVIAGMSLATHQASGVPGSVDGMVEAHRKYGKLKWSDLVEPAINLARNGFKLTTGAARALNYVRADFERLNPDKNYLIKEVPYKEGDILIQEDLAKTLEQIRDKGRSGFYDGVVGDQMLNEMKAGKGLISKADLQNYHSVWRKPVIGDYKGYKIITMPPPSSGGIALLQLLKSVEGYPLKKWGYHRDSTIQLMVEAERRVYADRSKYLGDPDFYKVPVDSLLKSAYITSRLKSLNWAMATPSSAVAPGAFAGYESDQTTHYSIVDHDGNAVSVTTTLNGGFGSKIFVKGAGFLLNNEMDDFSAKPGVPNMFGLIGGKANSIEPGKRMLSSMTPTIIEKDGKLFMVVGTPGGSTIITSVFQTILNVLEFNQDMQQAVASKRFHHQWLPDEVYSEKDAIDSLTQIKLQQKGYKITEGGKIGRVDAILLTPWGYYEGGADPRGDDTKLGW; via the coding sequence ATGTTTAACATTCCTTATAGTAACTATAAATATGGTTTTATCCTGCTGTTAATAGCGGGATTTTTTTTGCCTGCCGGATGTGTGCAAGGGCGGTTAAGTAAGAATAATAGTGAGCAATACCACAATGGCATGGTGGTTTGCGCTTATCCGGATGCCGCATTGGTTGGCCTGAATATTTTAAAAAAGGGTGGCAATGCCGTTGATGCCGCCGTAGCTGTGCAGTTTGCATTGGCAGTAACTTATCCTGAGGCCGGTAATATCGGGGGTGGGGGCTTTATGGTTTACCGGTCGGCAAAGGGCGAAACCAATACGCTCGACTTTCGTGAGAAGGCGCCGCAGGCCGCAAGTACCAATATGTACCTGGATTCTGCCGGCAATGTAATTGCAGGCATGAGTTTGGCCACGCACCAGGCATCGGGCGTACCAGGATCTGTGGATGGTATGGTAGAAGCACATCGCAAATACGGGAAATTGAAATGGAGTGATTTGGTTGAACCGGCGATTAACCTGGCGCGCAACGGTTTTAAGCTTACCACTGGTGCCGCAAGGGCGCTTAATTATGTTCGGGCCGACTTTGAAAGGTTAAATCCGGATAAAAATTATTTGATTAAGGAGGTGCCTTATAAAGAAGGCGACATTTTGATCCAGGAGGATTTGGCTAAAACGCTGGAACAGATCAGGGATAAGGGCCGCTCCGGTTTTTATGATGGTGTGGTGGGAGACCAGATGCTTAACGAAATGAAAGCAGGTAAGGGATTGATCAGCAAAGCCGACCTGCAAAATTATCATTCCGTTTGGCGTAAGCCTGTTATTGGTGATTATAAGGGTTACAAAATTATCACCATGCCACCTCCATCAAGCGGAGGGATCGCTTTATTGCAGTTGCTAAAATCTGTTGAGGGTTACCCCTTAAAAAAATGGGGCTATCATCGCGATTCAACCATCCAGCTGATGGTAGAGGCGGAACGCCGGGTGTATGCCGATCGATCCAAATATTTAGGAGACCCCGACTTTTATAAAGTGCCGGTAGATAGTTTGTTAAAATCAGCCTATATTACTTCCCGTCTTAAAAGCTTGAACTGGGCCATGGCTACGCCAAGTTCAGCTGTGGCGCCGGGCGCGTTTGCGGGGTATGAGAGCGACCAGACTACACATTACTCTATTGTTGATCATGATGGCAACGCGGTATCGGTCACCACCACTTTAAACGGGGGCTTTGGCTCTAAAATATTTGTAAAAGGAGCCGGATTTTTACTGAATAACGAGATGGACGATTTTAGCGCCAAGCCAGGCGTACCTAATATGTTTGGTTTAATAGGTGGCAAAGCCAATTCCATTGAACCCGGCAAGCGGATGCTATCATCCATGACGCCAACCATCATCGAAAAAGACGGTAAGCTTTTTATGGTGGTAGGTACGCCGGGAGGCTCAACCATTATCACCTCGGTTTTTCAGACTATCTTAAATGTGCTTGAGTTTAACCAGGATATGCAACAAGCCGTGGCTTCAAAACGGTTTCACCACCAATGGCTGCCCGATGAGGTATACAGTGAAAAAGACGCCATTGACAGTCTGACCCAAATTAAGCTGCAGCAAAAAGGATATAAAATAACAGAGGGAGGGAAAATAGGCCGCGTTGATGCCATTTTATTAACTCCCTGGGGATATTACGAAGGCGGAGCCGATCCGCGCGGGGATGATACGAAGCTGGGGTGGTAG
- a CDS encoding helix-turn-helix domain-containing protein encodes MSKHTFEEKLDVVSQVRKGKPILRISRERHIREGMILEWVRKYDLYGESGLLKQPNVKPTPDFKEEVVRLVIEKKVPLNQVVLEYRLSKTALERWVRSVRVEGYAVLYQQKNPGRPPKCMGRSKKLEPETEVEKLQAENSRLRAENALLKKVTALVKEKEARERMSGQKPSKN; translated from the coding sequence ATGTCAAAGCACACATTTGAAGAGAAACTTGATGTAGTTTCTCAAGTAAGAAAGGGAAAGCCGATTCTACGGATATCCCGCGAACGCCATATCCGTGAAGGCATGATATTGGAATGGGTTCGGAAATATGATCTTTATGGCGAAAGTGGGCTGCTCAAACAACCTAACGTCAAGCCCACGCCTGATTTCAAAGAAGAAGTTGTAAGGCTTGTCATAGAAAAAAAAGTACCTTTAAATCAGGTTGTTCTGGAATATAGATTAAGCAAGACTGCTTTAGAGCGCTGGGTAAGATCAGTACGGGTTGAGGGATATGCAGTACTATACCAGCAAAAGAATCCTGGACGACCACCTAAATGCATGGGAAGATCAAAGAAGCTTGAACCTGAAACAGAAGTAGAGAAGCTCCAGGCGGAAAATAGCCGTTTGCGGGCGGAGAACGCACTATTAAAAAAAGTCACGGCCTTAGTCAAGGAAAAAGAAGCCCGCGAACGCATGAGTGGGCAAAAGCCATCGAAGAACTAA
- a CDS encoding IS3 family transposase, whose protein sequence is MKKSHGLSQGKRSPRTHEWAKAIEELRPEHDVSILLDCKQMARSVFYYHRKRLNDDKYKHEKEEIASIYHLHKGRYGYRRVTAEMKNRGYSINHKTVQKLMGTLGLKCNIRKVSYRSYKGEVGKIAPNVLERDFEANLPNQKWATDVTQMNIKGEKIYLSPIIDMFNGEVISYSISKSPNMQMIDEMLYEAFDKVKDIRGLIFHSDQGWQYQHYGYRKALEKHGIIQSMSRKGNCLDNALAESFFGILKTELLYKQSFETAEEFITSLKEYIHYYNNERIKNRLNGKSPVEYRALVQKT, encoded by the coding sequence ATTAAAAAAAGTCACGGCCTTAGTCAAGGAAAAAGAAGCCCGCGAACGCATGAGTGGGCAAAAGCCATCGAAGAACTAAGGCCCGAACATGATGTTTCAATTCTATTGGATTGCAAACAGATGGCTCGTTCTGTATTTTATTATCATCGCAAGCGCCTAAATGATGATAAATACAAGCATGAAAAAGAAGAGATCGCAAGTATATACCACTTGCATAAAGGCAGATATGGTTATCGGCGGGTCACCGCCGAAATGAAGAACCGGGGTTATAGCATAAATCACAAGACTGTCCAAAAATTGATGGGAACATTAGGCCTAAAATGCAATATCAGGAAAGTAAGTTATCGCTCATACAAAGGTGAGGTTGGTAAAATTGCCCCTAATGTACTTGAAAGGGATTTTGAGGCAAATCTGCCTAATCAGAAATGGGCTACGGATGTCACTCAGATGAACATTAAAGGGGAGAAGATCTATTTATCTCCTATAATTGACATGTTCAACGGGGAAGTCATTTCTTATAGTATTTCAAAATCTCCAAATATGCAGATGATAGATGAAATGTTATATGAGGCTTTTGATAAAGTGAAAGATATAAGGGGACTTATTTTTCACTCTGACCAAGGGTGGCAATATCAACATTATGGATATAGAAAGGCTTTGGAAAAACATGGAATTATTCAAAGCATGTCCAGAAAGGGAAACTGCTTGGATAATGCCTTGGCCGAAAGCTTCTTTGGGATCTTAAAGACAGAATTACTGTACAAACAGAGCTTTGAAACTGCGGAAGAATTTATAACTTCGTTAAAAGAATACATTCATTACTATAACAATGAAAGAATAAAAAACAGGTTAAATGGAAAGAGCCCGGTGGAATACCGAGCTCTCGTACAAAAAACTTAA
- the htpG gene encoding molecular chaperone HtpG: MQEKGTISIHTENIFPIIKKFLYSDHEIFLRELVSNAVDATQKIKRLASLGQYNGELGDLKVEVAFDEAAKTITISDNGLGMTAEEIKKYINQIAFSGATEFMEKFKDAKDANEIIGRFGLGFYSAFMVADQVEIQTLSYQDGAEPARWVCDGSTEFEITEGSRTTRGTDIIMHINADGEEFLDKNRIQGILDKYCKFLPVPIKFGTQTDREQDGEDEEGKPKYTEVETDNIINNTNPIWTKAPSELIDQDYLDFYKELYPFSEDPLFWIHLNVDYPFNLTGVLYFPKVKNDFEIQKNKIKLYSRQVFITDEVKDIVPEFLMLLHGVIDSPDIPLNVSRSFLQADGNVKKINNYITKKVADKLAELFKSDRKSFEEKWSDIGLFVKYGMISEDKFYDKAKDFALLTNTKQEFFTLEEYKAKVTPNQTDKDGTTVYLYTNDPAKQDTFIQSANKKDYDVLLMNSPIDNHFVAQLEQKLEKTSVKRVDADVIDKLIKKEDAPAHVLTEEQSAKIKTIFDKAVAKANFKVEIESLNPDELPVTVTMDEFMRRMKDMAAMGGGMSFYGSMPDNYKVSINGNHKLISRIAQAESEEEQTQLAKQAFDLALLSQGMLTGPELTEFVNRSVSLI, from the coding sequence ATGCAAGAAAAAGGAACGATCTCGATACATACCGAGAACATTTTCCCCATTATCAAAAAGTTTTTATACTCTGATCATGAGATATTCCTGCGCGAGCTGGTATCAAACGCGGTTGATGCTACCCAAAAGATCAAACGCTTAGCCTCTTTAGGCCAATACAATGGCGAATTGGGCGACCTAAAAGTGGAAGTTGCTTTTGACGAAGCAGCAAAAACCATTACCATATCCGACAACGGCTTGGGTATGACTGCCGAAGAAATTAAAAAATACATTAACCAGATCGCTTTTTCGGGCGCTACTGAGTTCATGGAAAAATTCAAGGACGCTAAAGATGCCAATGAAATCATCGGCCGTTTTGGCCTTGGATTTTACTCCGCCTTTATGGTGGCCGACCAGGTAGAAATTCAAACTTTATCTTACCAGGATGGTGCCGAGCCTGCCCGTTGGGTTTGCGATGGCAGCACCGAGTTTGAAATTACCGAAGGCAGCCGCACCACCAGGGGTACCGACATCATTATGCATATTAATGCTGATGGTGAAGAATTTTTAGATAAGAACAGGATTCAAGGCATCCTTGATAAATACTGCAAATTTTTACCCGTACCTATTAAGTTTGGTACTCAAACCGACCGCGAACAGGATGGTGAAGACGAAGAAGGTAAACCTAAATATACCGAGGTTGAAACTGACAACATCATCAACAATACCAACCCAATCTGGACCAAAGCTCCATCTGAATTAATTGACCAGGATTACCTGGATTTTTACAAAGAGCTTTATCCTTTCTCTGAAGATCCTTTATTCTGGATCCACCTGAATGTTGATTATCCGTTCAACCTGACTGGGGTATTGTACTTCCCGAAAGTGAAGAACGATTTTGAGATCCAGAAAAACAAAATCAAGCTTTACTCTCGCCAGGTATTTATTACCGATGAAGTAAAAGATATTGTTCCCGAATTTTTGATGTTGCTTCACGGTGTGATCGATTCGCCGGATATTCCGTTAAACGTTTCCCGCAGCTTTTTACAGGCTGACGGCAACGTTAAGAAGATCAACAACTATATTACCAAAAAGGTTGCTGACAAATTAGCCGAGTTATTTAAAAGCGACCGCAAATCGTTCGAAGAGAAATGGAGCGATATTGGCCTATTTGTAAAATACGGCATGATAAGCGAAGACAAGTTTTACGATAAAGCCAAAGACTTTGCCTTGCTGACCAATACTAAACAAGAGTTCTTTACTTTAGAAGAATACAAAGCCAAGGTTACGCCTAACCAAACTGATAAAGACGGTACTACTGTTTATCTGTACACCAACGATCCGGCCAAACAGGATACTTTTATCCAATCGGCCAATAAAAAGGATTATGATGTGTTACTGATGAATTCGCCCATCGACAATCACTTTGTGGCACAGTTAGAGCAAAAGCTCGAAAAAACTTCGGTAAAACGCGTAGATGCCGATGTAATTGATAAGCTGATTAAAAAGGAAGATGCTCCGGCCCATGTTTTAACCGAAGAGCAATCAGCCAAAATTAAAACCATATTTGATAAAGCCGTAGCCAAAGCCAACTTTAAGGTGGAGATTGAAAGCTTAAACCCTGATGAGTTACCGGTAACTGTAACCATGGACGAGTTTATGCGCCGCATGAAAGATATGGCAGCCATGGGCGGCGGTATGAGTTTCTATGGCTCGATGCCTGATAACTATAAAGTATCTATCAACGGGAACCACAAACTCATCAGCCGTATAGCACAAGCCGAAAGTGAAGAAGAACAAACTCAATTAGCTAAACAGGCTTTTGATTTAGCACTGCTTTCGCAAGGCATGCTAACCGGCCCCGAACTAACCGAATTTGTGAACAGAAGCGTTAGTTTGATTTAA
- a CDS encoding PKD domain-containing protein, with protein sequence MHKQLPKHFKYENYIVIGHIALLFILCGGQSHAQSLGDPVVKITFGSGTASRAGALSADSGSTSYTYSGSGQVFEDYYTITNQVTAATHGGFVTSYDHDYETTGNTNGYMMVINGNVTAGTVYTRKVSNLCGNTQYQFSVWVKNVLSTSGILPNMVFHIYAADGTTDLATPVSTGDVPTGNVWHNYTANFTLPAGSENVVIKLVSNANGTVGNDFAVDDISFSPYGSTISTIFVGSTDDTETTCAGSAQTYTIKATSTLASGYVQKLQTYINGSWVDLSAASTNDTYTITTPTAAGTYQYRLVSALSDNITSANCVVASNQLTLTVQASAMPLIGVADTICLGNSTAFTDSTVVTGTTVKSWLWDFGDGTPSSSIQNPSHTYTTAGNKTVKLTLTNANGCVSSTASKTIYISTPPVAQFTIPSTGCINQPVTITDQSTAVDGTITSWLWDYGDGTTGDALVHTYTSTGSYTVTLMVKGSKGGCSSSTFRRITINPLPVVNFSLPSVCQSDFYSNFTDNTTIADNSGNFTYLWNFGDKNANTTYPNTSTSKNPQHHYSDTGRYVVSLTVTSINGCSVTATKTLTVNGATRKADFDVLDSLNLCSNREVMIANRSTVDFGSLTKVKVYFDYGGDTTLQVTDNSPYYGKLYRHTYPEFHSPATKTYKIYIEAHSGGSGSCEKDTLKVIMLRATPSVSFPAISAICQDAGTVQLAVNPVATALPATGVYAGTGVSATGVFDPSVSGVGAFPIQYIYTSTNGCADTVTQKITVNATPKVYAGADMTVLEGGSATMKATSSDSVIYSWSPATYLSNTTIKNPVVTPKSDITYTLTVTSNKGCTASSMVKVTVLKTPVIPNTFTPNGDSRNDTWVILYLDSYPGCTVDIYNRNGQKVYSSIGYPTAWDGRYNGADLPVGVYYYVINPKHGRSTLAGSVTIIR encoded by the coding sequence ATGCATAAACAATTACCAAAACATTTTAAGTATGAAAACTATATTGTTATTGGGCATATTGCTTTGTTGTTTATACTGTGTGGTGGCCAATCCCACGCGCAAAGTTTAGGCGATCCGGTTGTTAAAATTACTTTCGGGTCGGGTACGGCTTCGCGGGCGGGAGCGCTCTCTGCAGACTCCGGTTCCACAAGCTATACTTACAGTGGCAGCGGTCAGGTATTTGAAGATTATTATACCATTACCAACCAGGTTACCGCGGCAACACATGGAGGCTTTGTTACCAGTTATGATCATGATTATGAAACTACAGGCAATACCAACGGGTACATGATGGTGATTAACGGTAATGTAACCGCAGGAACGGTTTACACACGTAAGGTGAGCAACCTATGTGGTAATACGCAATATCAGTTTAGTGTTTGGGTGAAAAATGTATTGTCAACCAGTGGAATACTCCCCAATATGGTTTTCCATATTTATGCTGCTGATGGTACCACCGACCTTGCCACTCCGGTATCTACAGGTGATGTACCAACAGGGAATGTATGGCATAACTATACGGCCAACTTTACATTGCCTGCCGGGTCGGAAAATGTGGTGATTAAACTGGTAAGTAACGCCAACGGAACTGTAGGTAACGATTTTGCAGTGGACGATATTTCTTTTAGCCCTTATGGCTCCACTATTTCAACAATTTTTGTAGGCTCAACTGATGATACAGAAACTACCTGCGCAGGATCCGCACAAACCTATACCATTAAGGCTACCAGTACGCTGGCCAGCGGCTATGTACAAAAACTGCAGACTTATATAAATGGCAGTTGGGTAGATCTGAGTGCGGCCAGTACAAATGATACCTACACCATTACCACACCCACTGCGGCTGGCACTTATCAATACCGCCTGGTTTCGGCTTTATCAGATAATATTACTTCGGCTAATTGCGTGGTGGCATCAAACCAGCTAACTTTAACGGTGCAGGCGTCGGCTATGCCGCTTATTGGTGTGGCCGATACCATCTGTTTGGGCAATTCCACCGCTTTTACTGATAGTACCGTTGTTACCGGAACAACGGTAAAAAGCTGGTTATGGGATTTTGGCGACGGTACGCCATCGTCATCCATACAAAATCCCTCGCACACTTATACCACAGCGGGCAATAAAACAGTTAAGTTGACCCTTACCAATGCCAATGGCTGTGTTTCGTCAACGGCATCCAAAACCATTTATATCAGTACGCCACCGGTTGCTCAATTTACTATACCCTCAACAGGTTGTATAAATCAACCGGTAACCATCACCGATCAGTCTACCGCCGTGGATGGTACTATTACATCATGGTTATGGGATTACGGCGATGGAACGACAGGCGATGCCTTAGTGCATACTTATACAAGCACGGGCTCTTATACGGTAACGCTGATGGTAAAAGGCAGTAAGGGCGGGTGCTCGAGTAGCACTTTCAGACGCATTACCATTAATCCGCTCCCGGTGGTGAATTTTAGTTTGCCTTCGGTTTGCCAAAGCGATTTCTATTCCAACTTTACGGATAATACTACCATTGCCGATAACTCGGGTAATTTTACCTACTTGTGGAACTTTGGCGATAAGAACGCCAACACCACTTATCCAAACACCTCCACTTCTAAAAATCCGCAGCATCATTATTCTGATACAGGCCGGTACGTGGTGAGCCTTACCGTTACTTCAATAAATGGTTGTTCCGTTACAGCTACCAAAACATTAACCGTAAATGGGGCAACACGGAAAGCAGATTTTGATGTATTAGATTCTCTCAACTTGTGCAGTAACCGGGAAGTGATGATTGCTAATCGTTCCACAGTTGATTTTGGCAGCCTCACTAAAGTGAAAGTTTATTTCGATTATGGTGGCGATACTACTTTGCAGGTAACCGATAACAGCCCATATTATGGCAAATTATACCGGCATACTTACCCGGAGTTCCATTCGCCAGCCACCAAAACTTATAAAATATATATAGAGGCTCATTCTGGTGGAAGCGGAAGTTGTGAGAAAGATACATTAAAAGTAATTATGCTCCGTGCTACGCCGTCGGTAAGCTTTCCGGCTATCAGCGCTATTTGCCAGGATGCCGGTACAGTTCAATTAGCGGTTAACCCGGTGGCCACAGCTCTCCCTGCTACGGGAGTATATGCCGGAACGGGTGTGAGCGCGACCGGTGTGTTTGATCCTTCGGTCTCGGGTGTGGGTGCCTTTCCTATTCAATATATTTATACCTCAACCAACGGTTGTGCAGATACGGTTACTCAGAAGATTACAGTAAACGCAACGCCTAAGGTATACGCGGGTGCCGATATGACGGTGCTGGAAGGCGGAAGCGCTACAATGAAAGCCACATCGAGTGATAGCGTAATTTATTCCTGGTCGCCAGCTACTTATCTCAGCAATACTACTATAAAAAATCCGGTTGTTACACCCAAATCAGATATTACTTATACTTTAACCGTAACCAGTAATAAAGGCTGTACGGCATCGAGCATGGTAAAAGTAACGGTGTTAAAAACGCCGGTGATACCCAATACATTTACGCCTAATGGCGATAGTAGGAACGATACCTGGGTTATATTATACCTGGATTCGTACCCGGGCTGCACGGTGGACATATATAACCGGAACGGGCAAAAAGTGTATTCGTCCATCGGTTATCCTACCGCCTGGGACGGCCGGTATAACGGGGCTGATTTACCGGTTGGCGTGTATTATTATGTAATTAATCCCAAGCATGGGCGGTCAACCTTGGCAGGGTCGGTCACGATTATCAGGTAG
- a CDS encoding VF530 family protein, producing MPTEQINNPLHGKTLEMIVTQLVEYYGWERLGQQININSFNQNPSIKSSLKFLRKTDWARKKVEELYLETPGLR from the coding sequence ATGCCAACCGAACAAATCAACAACCCATTGCACGGTAAAACGCTCGAAATGATCGTCACTCAACTGGTTGAATATTACGGATGGGAACGTTTAGGGCAACAGATCAATATCAACAGTTTCAACCAAAATCCGAGCATCAAATCGAGCTTAAAATTTCTGCGTAAAACCGATTGGGCCCGAAAAAAGGTAGAAGAGCTTTACCTGGAAACACCGGGCCTTCGTTAA
- a CDS encoding NADPH-dependent FMN reductase, translating to MSNINILAISGSLRPNSSNAAIIRQVTAFAPPGVTINQYNGLATLPHFNPDLDNDTPPAPVFELRTLLKAADAVLICTPEYAFGVPGSLKNALDWTVSSGEFVDKPVALITASSVGQNAHAALLLTLGAISAKVADDAKLLIPFIRTKVNSDGEVIDEEVLQALKMVLKALIGAINDQ from the coding sequence ATGAGTAATATCAATATCCTTGCTATATCCGGCAGCCTCAGGCCCAACTCTTCCAACGCTGCCATCATCAGGCAGGTTACTGCCTTTGCGCCCCCCGGTGTAACCATCAACCAGTACAACGGACTGGCAACGCTACCGCATTTTAACCCTGACCTGGATAACGATACACCGCCTGCCCCTGTTTTCGAATTACGTACTCTGTTAAAAGCTGCCGACGCCGTGTTGATCTGTACACCAGAATATGCCTTTGGCGTACCCGGCAGTTTGAAAAATGCCCTGGACTGGACGGTATCTTCGGGCGAGTTTGTGGATAAACCAGTGGCTTTAATTACGGCATCGAGCGTGGGCCAAAATGCCCATGCGGCTTTGTTGCTAACCCTTGGCGCTATATCGGCTAAAGTTGCAGACGATGCTAAATTGCTGATCCCTTTTATACGCACTAAAGTAAACAGTGACGGTGAAGTTATTGATGAGGAGGTTTTGCAGGCGTTGAAAATGGTTTTGAAGGCGTTGATCGGGGCGATTAATGATCAGTAA